GTTTTACTTTTCTGACTTCTTCCGCCTGGCGCTCAATGCTCATGTTCTTATGAAGCATTCCGATACCACCTGCCTGGGCGATGGCAATTGCCAGACCAGCTTCAGTTACCGTATCCATTGCTGCAGAAACTACAGGGACATTTAAGCGTATTTTTTTGGTAAGAAAACTTCCGGTATCCACGTCACGTGGCAGAACTTCAGAATAAGCAGGGACTAATAATACGTCGTCGTATGTTAAGCCTTCAGAGATAAATTTATTGGGATCGAGTTGCATAGCAAATAATTTAGGAGTTACTATTTGCCGGGCAAAGATACGATTATTTTGACTATCCTGCAACAGTTTTCAGAATATGGCCGGTTTGAGTTAAAAGATTACACTAAGATTAAGATTCCTTAATCCAGGCTGAAGGGCCTAATAAGTTAGCATCTGCCGCAGATGATGTTCCATATGGGCAACATAATCGATGAACAGCCATCTTATAGTTTGGGCTGTTTCTCCCCCATTGAAACAAGTTCTGTTTAAATTTTCAGGGTCCATATTCCGGATCAGTGCAAGGATATGACGGTTATAGGTTTCCCAGAACAAAATCAGTTGTTTGCTGTCCAGCAAATTGTAATGACTATAGGTATTCCAGGAGTTCTGATCATAAACGATTACCGGTACCTGTTCGAACTGTGCTCTTACAAATCTTTGGTGGTTATTTGTTGCACTGTCAATGAGGTGTCCAAGCATCTCTTTATTACTCCATTTTCCGGGAGCAGGTTTATGCTTAAACTCTGCTTCAGCGCTATTTCTTAATAAGGATGGGATGGTATCACAAAGATACTGCAAACGTGTGGTGCTTTCCTGAACTGACATAAAGCAAATATAAGATAAGAAAATCAAAAAACGCCATGTGGCCTATACAACGGGGGGATACTTGCAT
This region of Pedobacter steynii genomic DNA includes:
- a CDS encoding DinB family protein, with translation MSVQESTTRLQYLCDTIPSLLRNSAEAEFKHKPAPGKWSNKEMLGHLIDSATNNHQRFVRAQFEQVPVIVYDQNSWNTYSHYNLLDSKQLILFWETYNRHILALIRNMDPENLNRTCFNGGETAQTIRWLFIDYVAHMEHHLRQMLTY